AAAGGAAGTGCCACAATAACGGAGGCGGCTTGCAGGGCTTCTAAACCTCCGCTGAGCAGCAATGTTGCTGCAATTCCAATGATGCCGGCTCCCCATGCAGCTTGGATTTTTTTACTCGGCTTCAACGTTCCGGCCGAAGACAGCACACCGAGTACATAAGTGGCTGAAACAGCGGAAGTCACGAAAAAAATGATGATCAGCACAAGGGCCAGAATACTGAGCGCAAATCCGAAAGGCAATTCATCCAGTAACAGGAATAATGCGATTTCCGGCGTATTTTGTGCCTTAGCCGCAATATCCGCAGCGCCACTGCGTTCTAAATAGATAGCGGTTCCGCCGAAAACGACAAACCAGAAAGCCCCGAGCAAAGCCGGGACAAGCAAGGCACCCAGCACAAACTCCCGGATGGTCCGTCCTCTTGAGACACGGGCGATGAACATGCCGACAAACGGCGCCCAGGCAATGAGCCAGCCCCAGTAAAAGAATGTCCATTCCGCCTGCCAATTTGTATCGCGGTTCGGGTGCAATTCCAGACTTAAATATGCATAATCTCTAATATACGTACCGAGAGAGACGAAAAAATCACCGATCAGCCGGACAGTGGGACCAAACAAAAATACGGCCAGCAGAAGCAGTGCGGCAAGTGCCAAGTTAGCATTGCTTAACCGCCGCATGCCTTTATCGATACCGGCAAAGACAACACCGATAAAGACAACGCCGACTACGCCTGTAATTATAAGTTGAACCATTACGGAATTCGGAGTGCCGAACACCTCGCTTATGCCGCCGCTCATCTGCATGGCACTAAAACCGAAGGTAGTCGCAATTCCTACAGTCGTCGCCACTGTGGCGATAATGTTGACTGTCTTGCCGAGCGGTCCATCGACCTTGTTGCCCAACACCGGCCTCAGCGTTTCACTGATCAGGCTGGGCTTGTTTTTCCGGAATTTAAAATAAGCGATCGCTATGCCGACAACCGCATAAATCGCCCATGGTTGGATTCCCCAATGAAAAATACTGTAAACGAGTGAAGCCCGGGCAGCTTCCACAGTACGGCCTTCCACACCGGGAGGCGGCTCGATATAATGCAGAATCGGTTCTGCTGTCCCCCAAAACACAAGACCGACGCCCATACCGGCGGCAAAAAGCATGCCGATCCATGACAGAAACGAATAATTCGGTTCGCTATCGTCGCTCCCCAGCTTCACGTCCTGGTTTCTGCCGAACGCCAGATAAATACTGAACACTACAAAAACCGCAGTCGTCATCACATAGAACCACCCCAAATTGGTGGTGACCCATTGAAGCCCTGCACTGGTTACGCTGTTGAAATTATCAGTCGCAAAGACACCCCAGGCTACGATGACCGCAACAATCAAAATTGATAAATAGAAGACGGATCCCGGTTTCTTCTTTTTTAAAGCAGTCATATAATCCCCTTTCTCTTTATTGGTATAAAACAAGGTTTGTTAAACAGCATTATTGAAAGCGAAGATGATTCCCAAAACCGCTTCCTTTTCACCTATAAACGAAAAAGGACACATTGCGAATGGAAATGCATCCATGAAAAGTATTTGCTGAAATCCCAGCTTTACTTATTTCCCCCTTTCTTAGAAATTAAGTCATTCCCCCTTCTTTAGTTTCATCAGACTTTCGAGTTCCATTATCAGGCATAACATAAAAGTGATATCAACGGTATAAAACGGTTGCTTCCGATTCAATTCATCATAAACATAGAGACCACATTCCTTTTCGTCCTTACCTTTTATACGAACCTGGAAGTGGCGCCGTTTTACGGGATAGGAACAGTGAGAAGCAATCATCTTTGCCCTCCTTGAGCGTTCTGTATACACGGTCTTTAATCCAACATATATAATAACAGCCCGTAAGAACCCCTCCGGTTCAATAAAGCAAAAAAGACCATCATGGATGGCCAGTCTTCGCTGACTTTCCCGAATAACCCTTCTTCCTCGGTCATTAACGAAAATCCCTTGATTCTTCACGATATTGGCTCATAAGCCGATAACCTGCCAACGACCCCAGAATGACCGCCAGTCCGACCAATACGTTCTTCATCTGCAATTTCCTCCTCATTTTGCCGTCTTCGTCCCGGCTGCAGCCGGAACGATCAGAACGGCCGCAGTTTTCCTTTTTTCAGTACCAGTTTTGGTCCGCCCATGAGGTAAAGGGAGCGGTTATCTACAATTTTCTTCATTGCCGCAGCCTGTTTGCCTTTCAGTTTGACACCGGTGAATACATTGCCGATGCCGTCTGAATTGCCGAGTGATGCGACTGTTCCCTTGTCATCAAACACAAATTCCTTCAGCGCCCGGCCGGTGAGCAGCGCCTGCAGGTTCGCCGCCACCGTATCTGCTTCCTGCATCGCCAGCTGGGCAGTCGGCGGATAGGGCCGGTCCGCTTCCTTATTCCAGACCCACGAACAGTCACCGATCACAAATATATTCTCTTCGCCCGCAAGGCGCAGATCACCATTGACATTGACCTTTCCTTTTGTCAGTTCAAAGCCGGATTTTTCCAAAACCGGACTGCCTTTAACGCCGCCGGTCCAGACGATCGTGCCCGCTTTGATCAATTCCTTTTCGTCACCGACGATAAATCCTTCCGGTGTACATTCTGAAATCGCAGCGCCGGTCCTGATTTCGACACCACGGTCTTCAAGTGATTTCCTTGCATATTCCACAAGCTCTTCATCGAACATTGGAAGAATCGACGGTGACGCTTCCACATTGATAATCCGGGCTTTGCTGCGGTCTATGTCATATTCCTTGCAGAGTTCCGGCACCCGTTCTGCCAGTTCACCCACAAATTCGATGCCGGTGAACCCGGCACCGCCGACCAAAATATTCAGGTTTTCTTCATCAGCGGCCGGATCACTTCGGTATTTTGCGAATTGATACTCTAGATGTTCGCTGATCAGCCGGCTCGAATCAATATCTTCGATTGCGAATGCATTTTCCGCCATGCCCTTAATGCCGAAATCATTGGATTTCCAGCCGAGCGCAATAACCAAGTAATCATATGTGAGTTCGTCATTCTCCAAAATGACCCGGTTCTCATCCTTTCTGATTTCCACTACCGTGTCATAAATCAGCGTGGCCTTGTCCGGACTGATCACATCGCTGATCATGACGCGGGCCGAATTCGGCGAACGCGTTCCGGCAGCCACTTCGTGCAGCCAAGTCGCCTCATAATGGTAATTATGCTTATTGACCAGCACGATTTCCGCTTGCTCAGATGACAATGTCCCGATTAATCTCCTTGCGGTTGTCAGGCCGGCATAGCCTGCCCCAAGGATGACGATTTTCGGTCTAGCACTCATTACATCTCCGCCTTTCTTCTATATATTAATTAACAGTAAAAGCCGATAGGACCCGACGCTTAACCTGGACGCCGCTTTCCTTCCCGAATCGGGGTATTCATTTATCGTACCAGAGTCCGTCATATTGTGCGAAAGTACAGAATAATATCGATTACCAAATCAGCTGTTCGCCAATACTTATAACCATCACTGTACTTATTTCCTATGAGTGACCCCGATAAACAGATTGGAATGATTGTATACCAGAGATCATAATTATCAATAACTTCTTTAATTGACCATAACTCGTCAATATTAAAGAATATTCTGTCTAAAAAAGCCCGAGTAGATTATAATAAAAGCAGTACATCCCGATAAGTAAATGCCAAGAAAAAGATATTCATAAGGTCGGACGCACCACTGATACACGGCCCGGAAATGGAGGAGGAAGATGAATGTACAACAAAATTTTACTGGCTTCTGACGGTTCCGCCCATGCTGAGCGTGCTGCAAAGGCTGCGATCAACCTGGCACTGCCTGAAAAATCATCAGTCACCGTCTTATATGTTTGGGATTCGTCAAAGTCAAAAAAGGAAATCGCTGTCAGGAATGACGCTGACACTTTACAGGAAATCAGAGAAAGCCGGCTGGCCGGTACTGTGCAAATACTGGAGCGGGCCGGGCTTTCCTACAGCATTGAACTGACTGAAGGCGAACCCGGTCCAGCCATTGTTTCCTTTGCCAATGCCCGGGATTTCGACATTCTTGTCATGGGCAGCAGAGGACTGAATGCATTTCAGGAAATGGTGCTGGGCAGTGTCAGCCACAAAGCCATCAAACGGGTATCCTGCCCGATTCTGATTGTAAAATAATCATGAATATCAAAAGGCAGGCTTCACTGGCGCCTGCCTGTCGTTTCATCGCAATAATCGGGATTCCCTCTTTGTCGGCTGGGTGCTCAGAAAAGCTGCTGCAGCGCCGATGGCCGGAATGATCATCGCCAGCCACACCGCTTCCGTATAGTCCCCGAACATATCGTATGCCAACGCGAACGGCAACGGACCCAACGCTGAGCCGAAAACCATGACTCCAGTCACAAACCCCTTGATCGAACCGATATGGCGGCGGCCGAAGTATTCAGGGAACACCACCGCGAGTGTCACCCGTTCGATGCCCCCGATAACACCCCACAGTACCGCGAACCAAATTGCCGCTGTAAAAGTGCTCACTTCCTGCAGGACCAGCAAATATAGAAGCTGGCCGACAAAGATTGCCGCCAGCACAAGCCGGATCTGGACTTTCTCAAGGATGAACCCGATGGCTAACGTCACGGGAAACCCAACGACCGCCATGATACTTAAGAGCGCTGCTGCTTCCCCTGCCGTCAGTCCTTTGCTGCTGAAGATCGAGACGATGTGGAAGGTAAGGCCCGTATTGATCAGTGCGGGAATCGAGACACAGATGAGGAGCAGCCAAAACTGGTAGGTCCGCATCGCTTCTTTAAGAGTCCAGGATATTTCCGTAAACACGGTGTCTTTCCCATCAGCTTCCGCTTCCACCGGTTCCACCGCAGCGTTATCCGGCAGCAGGCCGATGTCTTCAGGTTTATTCACAAGAAACTTCAAGACAACCGGAATCATAATGACTGCTGTCCCGATGCCGAGCACCAGCCACGCTCCCCGCCAACCGACCATGTCAATCAATTGAACATTAATGACAGGAAACAGCGCCGAACTGATAAATGCGCCGATTGCCATCAGACTGAACGCCCGCCCTTTCTTGGAGATGAACCATTGCGGGATGAGCGTGTTGCCGAGCAGCGACATTGATCCCTGTCCAAGGAGCCGGATAAAAAAGAAGCCGATGAACAGCATCACCGGATGTGTGATAAAAGAGTTCCAGACAAGCGCGCCGGCAAACAGGGTGATAATCGCCACCGCCATCTTCCGGTGCCCGAACCGGTCAATCAGGCTCCCGATAAAATACAGCAGAAAACCGGCGCATAACGTGGCAGCGGAATAGATGCCCGAAACCAGATTCCGGCTCCATCCGAGATCTTCTATATAGGATTCGATGAACAGCGCGTTTGAGTACGTCTGCCCCGGTCCGGAGAAAAACAGGAACAGTCCCCCGATCGCGACGATCGTCCAGCCATAGAAAACAGGGGAAGTTCTGCGCTGTGCAGCTGATTCATTCATTTGCTTTCCCCTCTCAGCTTTCCAGATTCCGGTAGAGTGTCGATTTGCTGATACCTGTCTTTTCTTTGATTTCCTCCAATGAGTAGCGTTTGGTATGATACATTTCCAGCGCCTCGTTTATCGCGTCCGGCGATTTTTTCGGCCGGCCGGCGTTATTGCCTTTCTTTTGCGCTTCCAACAGCCCCATCTTTGTTTTTTCACTGATCGCTTCTGTTTGAAATTGCGCCAGTTCTTCTAAGACCGTCAAAAAAGAATAAGCGGAAAAAGGCCGCGTATCGATTCCGCTCGACAGTACATGAAGCTCTGCTTCCCGCTCATTCAAAAGCCGCACGATATCCAGCAGATGGCGCGTCGAATCCGCCAGCACATACAGACTGAACACATACAACCTGTCCCCTTCCTGCACTGCTTCAAGCAATCCTTCCAAGGCAACCCGGCGTTTTGCACCGGCATGTTCTTCTTCAACAATCTGTATTCCTCCGACAGACTCCAGCTCTTTCCGCTGATGGCGGTTCATTTTATCATCTGCCAGCGGACGGATGTATCCGTAATTCATCTCAGTCAACCTCCAACTCTTGCACGCCGTCCATTATAGCATATTCTTCTCCAAAACCTTTCTCTTAATTGTTCCTTTTTGGGAACATGCATGGTATACTCCATTTCGTGATTCAATATAGAAAGGATGGAATGAATTGATAGATACAATAAAAACTGAATGGTTTTCGAATGTCAAAGGGGACATCCTGTCCGGCGTCGTCGTCGCCATGGCATTGATCCCTGAAGCGATCGCCTTTTCGATCATCGCCGGTGTTGATCCGATGGTCGGCCTGTATGCTTCATTCCTCATCGCCGTCATTATTTCGTTTGCCGGAGGACGTCCCGCGATGATTTCAGCTGCAACCGGAGCTATGGCACTCGTCGCCGCTCCGCTTGTCGCAGATTATGGTGTCCATTATTTACTGGCTGCCACGATTCTGACGGGGGTGTTCCAATTATTATTCGGTGTGTTCAAAGTTGCGAAACTGATGAAATTCATCCCGCGGGCGGTTATGATCGGCTTTGTCAATTCGTTAGCCATTCTTATTTTCATGGCTCAGGTTCCGCATTTCCTCGGCATTTCGAGCATGACCTATGTATTCGTCGGCATCACGCTCGGTATCGTTTATATTCTTCCGCGTTTTTTCAACGCTGTTCCGGCCCCGTTGATCGCAATTGTTTTACTGACGATTGTCGCGGTTTACTCGAATTATGACTTGCGGACTGTCGGCGATCTTGGCACGATCACTCAGTCGCTGCCATCCTTCTTTATTCCGGATGTGCCATTCACGATTGAGACACTCATGATCATTCTGCCTTACGCACTTGCCCTGTCTGTCGTCGGACTGCTCGAATCCCTGCTGACGGCAACAATCGTCGATGATATGACGGACACAGGCAGCAATAAGAACCGGGAAGCCCGCGGACAAGGCATCGCCAATTTTGTCACCGGCTTTTTTGGCGGCATGGCGGGTTGCGCCATGATCGGTCAATCGGTCATCAACGTGAAATCAGGCGGACTTACCCGGCTTTCCACATTCATTGCAGGAGCGTTCCTCATGTTCCTGATTCTCGTCCTCGGATCGGTCGTCGTCCAGATTCCGATGGCTGTTCTCGTCGGCATCATGATCATGGTATCGATCGGTACGTTTGACTGGTCTTCGTTTTCTTACATGACGAAAGCACCGAAATCGGATACAGCGGTTATGCTCGTCACCGTGATCATCGTGGTTGTTACACATGACTTGTCGCAAGGCGTCATTGCCGGTGTCATCCTGAGCGCGGTTCTCTTTGTTTCTAAAATCTCAAAGATCCAAGTGAAAAAGACCATCGAAAACAGCGTCACCCGCTACGCAATCGACGGACAGCTGTTTTTTGCCTCCGTTGAAGATTTCCTTGATGCCTTCGAATTGGATGTGCAGCATAAAAAAGTCGTGCTCGATTTCACCGACGCCCATATTTGGGATGATTCCGGTGTCGGAGCCGTAGATCGGATCGTGCTGAAACTGAGAGAAAACGACAATGAAGTCATCATCGAAGGCTTGGATGGCGGCAGCAGAAAATTGGTTGAAAAAATTGCCGTGTTCAACAGCAAGAACGCCAAATTGCCTTCTCATTAAAAGGAGTGTTTACTATGTATAAATCTATTCTACTGGCAGTCGATGGCTCTGATCATTCCATCCGCGCAGCGCGTGAAGCGATCAAAGTCGCTTCGCTCTCT
Above is a genomic segment from Planococcus lenghuensis containing:
- a CDS encoding NAD(P)/FAD-dependent oxidoreductase codes for the protein MSARPKIVILGAGYAGLTTARRLIGTLSSEQAEIVLVNKHNYHYEATWLHEVAAGTRSPNSARVMISDVISPDKATLIYDTVVEIRKDENRVILENDELTYDYLVIALGWKSNDFGIKGMAENAFAIEDIDSSRLISEHLEYQFAKYRSDPAADEENLNILVGGAGFTGIEFVGELAERVPELCKEYDIDRSKARIINVEASPSILPMFDEELVEYARKSLEDRGVEIRTGAAISECTPEGFIVGDEKELIKAGTIVWTGGVKGSPVLEKSGFELTKGKVNVNGDLRLAGEENIFVIGDCSWVWNKEADRPYPPTAQLAMQEADTVAANLQALLTGRALKEFVFDDKGTVASLGNSDGIGNVFTGVKLKGKQAAAMKKIVDNRSLYLMGGPKLVLKKGKLRPF
- a CDS encoding universal stress protein, whose protein sequence is MYNKILLASDGSAHAERAAKAAINLALPEKSSVTVLYVWDSSKSKKEIAVRNDADTLQEIRESRLAGTVQILERAGLSYSIELTEGEPGPAIVSFANARDFDILVMGSRGLNAFQEMVLGSVSHKAIKRVSCPILIVK
- a CDS encoding BCCT family transporter yields the protein MTALKKKKPGSVFYLSILIVAVIVAWGVFATDNFNSVTSAGLQWVTTNLGWFYVMTTAVFVVFSIYLAFGRNQDVKLGSDDSEPNYSFLSWIGMLFAAGMGVGLVFWGTAEPILHYIEPPPGVEGRTVEAARASLVYSIFHWGIQPWAIYAVVGIAIAYFKFRKNKPSLISETLRPVLGNKVDGPLGKTVNIIATVATTVGIATTFGFSAMQMSGGISEVFGTPNSVMVQLIITGVVGVVFIGVVFAGIDKGMRRLSNANLALAALLLLAVFLFGPTVRLIGDFFVSLGTYIRDYAYLSLELHPNRDTNWQAEWTFFYWGWLIAWAPFVGMFIARVSRGRTIREFVLGALLVPALLGAFWFVVFGGTAIYLERSGAADIAAKAQNTPEIALFLLLDELPFGFALSILALVLIIIFFVTSAVSATYVLGVLSSAGTLKPSKKIQAAWGAGIIGIAATLLLSGGLEALQAASVIVALPFAFILLVVCLSMGLALKRERQEAGEGGKQEARES
- a CDS encoding MFS transporter, which encodes MNESAAQRRTSPVFYGWTIVAIGGLFLFFSGPGQTYSNALFIESYIEDLGWSRNLVSGIYSAATLCAGFLLYFIGSLIDRFGHRKMAVAIITLFAGALVWNSFITHPVMLFIGFFFIRLLGQGSMSLLGNTLIPQWFISKKGRAFSLMAIGAFISSALFPVINVQLIDMVGWRGAWLVLGIGTAVIMIPVVLKFLVNKPEDIGLLPDNAAVEPVEAEADGKDTVFTEISWTLKEAMRTYQFWLLLICVSIPALINTGLTFHIVSIFSSKGLTAGEAAALLSIMAVVGFPVTLAIGFILEKVQIRLVLAAIFVGQLLYLLVLQEVSTFTAAIWFAVLWGVIGGIERVTLAVVFPEYFGRRHIGSIKGFVTGVMVFGSALGPLPFALAYDMFGDYTEAVWLAMIIPAIGAAAAFLSTQPTKRESRLLR
- a CDS encoding SulP family inorganic anion transporter gives rise to the protein MIDTIKTEWFSNVKGDILSGVVVAMALIPEAIAFSIIAGVDPMVGLYASFLIAVIISFAGGRPAMISAATGAMALVAAPLVADYGVHYLLAATILTGVFQLLFGVFKVAKLMKFIPRAVMIGFVNSLAILIFMAQVPHFLGISSMTYVFVGITLGIVYILPRFFNAVPAPLIAIVLLTIVAVYSNYDLRTVGDLGTITQSLPSFFIPDVPFTIETLMIILPYALALSVVGLLESLLTATIVDDMTDTGSNKNREARGQGIANFVTGFFGGMAGCAMIGQSVINVKSGGLTRLSTFIAGAFLMFLILVLGSVVVQIPMAVLVGIMIMVSIGTFDWSSFSYMTKAPKSDTAVMLVTVIIVVVTHDLSQGVIAGVILSAVLFVSKISKIQVKKTIENSVTRYAIDGQLFFASVEDFLDAFELDVQHKKVVLDFTDAHIWDDSGVGAVDRIVLKLRENDNEVIIEGLDGGSRKLVEKIAVFNSKNAKLPSH
- a CDS encoding recombinase family protein; its protein translation is MNYGYIRPLADDKMNRHQRKELESVGGIQIVEEEHAGAKRRVALEGLLEAVQEGDRLYVFSLYVLADSTRHLLDIVRLLNEREAELHVLSSGIDTRPFSAYSFLTVLEELAQFQTEAISEKTKMGLLEAQKKGNNAGRPKKSPDAINEALEMYHTKRYSLEEIKEKTGISKSTLYRNLES